A portion of the Saccharomyces paradoxus chromosome XV, complete sequence genome contains these proteins:
- the ODC2 gene encoding mitochondrial 2-oxodicarboxylate carrier (Mitochondrial inner membrane transporter~similar to YOR222W), with protein sequence MSSDSNAKPLPFIYQFISGAVAGISELTVMYPLDVVKTRFQLEVTTPAAAAAGKQVEKYNGVIDCLKKIVKKEGFSRLYRGISSPMLMEAPKRATKFACNDQYQKIFKNLFHTNETTQKISIAAGASAGMTEAAVIVPFELIKIRMQDVKSSYLGPMDCLKKTIKNEGILGLYKGIESTMWRNALWNGGYFGVIFQVRNSMPVAKTKGQKTRNDLIAGAIGGTVGTMLNTPFDVVKSRIQSVDAVSSAVKKYNWSLPSLLVIYREEGFKALYKGFVPKVCRLAPGGSLMLVVFTGMMNFFRDLKYGH encoded by the coding sequence ATGTCATCAGATTCAAACGCAAAGCCATTGCCCTTTATATATCAGTTTATATCAGGTGCCGTTGCTGGTATTTCTGAGTTAACCGTTATGTATCCGCTTGACGTCGTCAAGACAAGATTCCAACTGGAGGTGACGACGCCTGCAGCTGCTGCGGCAGGCAAGCAAGTAGAGAAATATAATGGTGTCATTgattgtttgaaaaaaattgtgaAGAAGGAGGGGTTTAGTAGACTTTACAGAGGGATCAGTTCGCCAATGTTGATGGAAGCACCAAAGAGAGCCACCAAGTTTGCATGTAACgatcaatatcaaaaaattttcaaaaacctATTCCACACGAATGAAACTACACAGAAGATTTCCATCGCGGCTGGTGCATCTGCTGGTATGACAGAAGCTGCAGTTATTGTTCCATTTGAATTAATCAAGATCAGAATGCAAGACGTCAAGTCCAGCTATCTTGGACCAATGgattgtttgaaaaaaacaatcaaAAACGAAGGTATTCTTGGATTATACAAGGGTATCGAATCCACCATGTGGAGAAACGCTCTTTGGAATGGTGGCTACTTTGGTGTTATCTTTCAAGTGAGAAACTCCATGCCCGTAGCAAAGACAAAGGGACAAAAGACCAGAAATGATCTTATTGCCGGAGCCATCGGTGGTACTGTCGGTACCATGCTTAATACTCCGTTTGACGTGGTAAAATCCAGAATTCAAAGTGTGGACGCGGTCAGCAGTGCtgtaaagaaatacaaCTGGTCTTTACCTTCGTTATTGGTCATATACCGTGAAGAAGGGTTCAAAGCATTGTACAAAGGTTTCGTCCCAAAAGTATGTAGACTGGCACCTGGCGGTTCATTGATGTTGGTCGTTTTCACCGGTAtgatgaactttttcagAGATCTGAAGTACGGACACTGA